The following is a genomic window from Rhizobium sp. NRK18.
CGCGGCGAGCGACAGCGGCACGATGCGGCGCGGACCGAGCAACAGCTTCGGCTTCAAGCCGCCCTGCTCCATCGCCACCTCGCTGTCGCCGCCAAGGCCGAAGGTGCGCATGGCGACAGCCTCGACCATGGTGCGGTAGCCGCCGACGGTCGCACCTTCCGGGCTGAGCCGCGGCCGGCCGCCGGCGAGCACGGCGACGTCGGTCGTGGTGCCGCCGATGTCGGAGACGATAGCATCGTCGAGGCCGGTCAGGTGGCGCGCGCCGACGAGGCTTGCGGCCGGTCCGGAGAGGATCGTCTCGACCGGTTTCAGCCGCGCCGAAGCGGCGGAAATCAGCGCGCCGTCGCCGCGCACGATCATCAGTGGCGCATCGATGCCGCGCGTCGCAAGATAGCCTTCGGTGGCATCGACCAGCCGGTCGATCATTGAGATCAGCCGCGCATTCAGAAGCGTCGTCAGCGCCCGCTTCGGGCCGCCGAGCTTGGCCGACAGTTCGTGGCTCATCGTCACCGGCAGGCCGGTCGCGGCAACGATCCGGTCGCGCACGGCGTTCTCATGGGCGGGATTGCGGACCGCGAACTGGCCGCAGACGGCAAAACCGGACACACTGTCGGCAAGCGCCGGCAGCGCCGTATCGAGCGCATCCATCACCAGCGGCTGGGCATTGCCGAAGACATCGTGACCGCCGGGGCAGACGATAAGCGGATCGGAGCCCAGCGCCTCCTTCAACCCGTTCTTGGAAAGCTCCGCCTCGCCGAAGCCAATCAGCACCAGCGCGACGCGCCCGCCCTGCCCTTCGACCAGCGCATTGGTGGCGAGCGTCGTCGAGATCGACACGAGGCGGATCTGATGCGGCGGACAGTGCGACTGCGCCAGCACGGCCTCGACAGCGTTGGAAATGCCGATGGCAAGATCATGACGGGTGGTCAGCGCCTTGGCCTTGGCGACGATACCGCTCGCCTCCGACCAGAGAACGGCATCGGTATAGGTGCCGCCGGTGTCGATGCCGAGAAACAGCGGAGCCTTGAGGGTATGCAGCATTTCCAATTCGACAGGCTCCTGGTGGCGCGGGGCTGACGCGGCATGATGGCGATCACCAGACATACTGCGC
Proteins encoded in this region:
- a CDS encoding hydantoinase/oxoprolinase family protein, with product MLHTLKAPLFLGIDTGGTYTDAVLWSEASGIVAKAKALTTRHDLAIGISNAVEAVLAQSHCPPHQIRLVSISTTLATNALVEGQGGRVALVLIGFGEAELSKNGLKEALGSDPLIVCPGGHDVFGNAQPLVMDALDTALPALADSVSGFAVCGQFAVRNPAHENAVRDRIVAATGLPVTMSHELSAKLGGPKRALTTLLNARLISMIDRLVDATEGYLATRGIDAPLMIVRGDGALISAASARLKPVETILSGPAASLVGARHLTGLDDAIVSDIGGTTTDVAVLAGGRPRLSPEGATVGGYRTMVEAVAMRTFGLGGDSEVAMEQGGLKPKLLLGPRRIVPLSLAAHLHGDAVTAVLERQLRAAGNGRHDGRFAVRTGVPARFAAGLSQSESAVYAKVGDVPQPLETLLAYSAQTAVLARLVGRGLVHIVGFTPSDAAHALGLQSIWNADAAKMGAELFCRQKDGRGQPLAASGEVFARLVLKQLTRLSAEVIFETAFGEDGLDGSAMVASQLVQRAIDKVPGVAKLSVSLDRPVIGLGASAGLHYRNLPALVGGDCLVPEDADVANALGAVVGQVRVSAEAQISQPVEGLFRVMGPDGIEDFTAEEQALAAAEARLRAIVARRAVDAGTDEADIQVTTDLKTAEIEGRRSFIEAHMVATASGRPRIAHPEAVS